The Synechococcus sp. M16.1 genome includes the window CTCACCAGCGCACCACGGCGCCTGATCATCGACACCGCGCTGGGGGATCCACATCAGTGCCTTGAGCTTCTACGTCACCGCGTGGAGAGCGGCCAGGCGGTGAACGATCTCAACTGGCTGCGCCTGCGCAGCTGGCGCGAGACCCTGGCCATGGTGTTCGACCCGCCGCAACGGCGTGATGCCCTGAGCCACATCACCCGTCTCGACATCGACGTTGAGGGCCATCACCCTGCCCAGGGGCTGCTGCTGGCCGCCTGGATCGCCGATCGACTTGGCTGGACGCTGCTCTCGACCGCTGCGGTCGAAAACGGAACCACCGCCCAGTTCAAGCGCTCCGATGGCACCGAGGTGCGCTTCCAACTGATGGCCGTGCCAGTCGCTCAGCCCAACGTGCACGCCGGCCAGATGGTGGGGCTGCGGCTGATCGCTGAACCGGAGAACGGCCAGGGCGTGTGCGTGATTCTCTGCGCTGAATCCGGGGGCTGCATGCGTTTGGAGGGAGGAGGCATGGCCAATCTCGAGCTGCATGAGGAAGTGGTTCCCGTGCAGCACGACACCCCTGAAATGGATGTGGCCCGTCTGCTGGGCGGCGGTCACGACAGCACCAATCCCCTGCTGGCCGCTGCGGCTCCGCTGGCTGCCAGGCTGCTGGGCTGATCCGCATCTGAGCCATGGCCGCTGTCATCGCTGCACCAGCCAGTGGCAGCGGCAAAACCCTGTTGAGCCTGGCGCTGCTGAGCTGGGCCCAGCAGAACGGACGCCGGATCCAGGCCTTCAAGGTGGGACCGGACTATCTCGATGCCCAGCTGCTCAGCCAGGCCTCGGGGCAGGCCTGTCGCAACCTCGATCTCAATCTCTGCGGAGAAACCTGGGTTCGCCAGGCCTTTCACGGTTACGGCGGTGCCTCTGAGCTGACCCTCGTGGAAGGGGTGATGGGGCTCTTCGATGGCATCGGCAGCAGTACAACCGGAAGCACGGCCGACGTGGCCCGCCTGCTGGACCTGCCGGTGGTGCTGGTGCTGGATGCCGGTGGTCAGGCCGCCTCCCTCGGCGCCATCGTGCGCGGATTCCGCGATCACGATCCCCAGCTGCGCATTGCCGGCGTGGTGCTCAACAAGGTCAGCAGCCCCAGGCACCGGGAGCTGCTGGCCGACGTGCTGGAGCGCATGGAGGTGCCATTGCTGGGCTGCCTGCCGCGCAGCGAAGCCCTGGCCCTGCCGGGCCGGCATCTCGGCTTGGCCCCGGCCCATGAATTGGAGGCCCCCGAGCAGCGACGCCAGGCCTGGGCCGCTCTGGCCAGCCAGCACCTGAACCTGGAACGCCTAGTCCCCCTGCTGCAGGCGCCCCGCCCCGGGCCGCATCCCCTGGCCAGCATCCCCGTGGAGCAGGGCCAGCCCCTGCCGGTGGCTTTGGCCAGTGATGCCGCCTTTCATTTCCGCTACCAGGAAACCAGTGAACTGCTGGAGCACATGGGCATGCCCGTGCTCCGCTGGAGCCCCCTAGCCGATGAGGCCATCCCTGCAGACGCCAAGGGCCTGATCTTGCCGGGCGGTTTCCCCGAACAGCACGCTGCCCAGCTCAGCAACTGCACGCGAAGCCTGGGCTCGCTGCGGGCGTTCGTGCAGCAGCGACCGCTCTACGCCGAATGCGGCGGGATGCTTGTGCTCGGAGAGCAGCTGACCGACCTCGATGGCACCAGCCACCGCATGGCGGGCCTGCTTCCCTTCACAGCCAAGCGCGGCCCGCTGCAGGTGGGCTATCGCCGCCTGCAGGCGCGGCGGGACAGCCCTGTGGTGGAGAGCGGTCAGCAGCTGGTGGGCCATGAATTTCACCGCTGGGAACTGCACACCAACCGGCCGTCCTCCGATAGGTCAGTGCTGTGGGACATTGAGGGATGGAAAGTCCATCGACATTCGGAAGGATGGGTCGATCAGACGGTTCACGCGAGCTGGGTTCACCTGCACTGGGCAAGCTCTACGACGATCTGCTCCCGATGGCGCGCCGCGCTCGAATCCGGGGAGAGAAGATCGCCAAACGCTTCGTCAGCCGCCAGCAGCCCCCGCGGGTCCAACCCTTCTCCGAACGCTGGCGCTGGGTGATCGAAGGTCGCGTTCAGCGGGTGGGGTTCCGCGCCAGCTGCAATCGGCGCGCCCTCGATCTCGGCATCAGCGGCTGGGTGCGCAACCTGAGTGATGGCCGTGTGGAAGTGCAGGCCGAAGGCCCACCGCTGGCCTTGTCTGAACTGCGGGCCTGGTGCGAAGTCGGGCCGCCGGGCGCCCGGGTGGTTCGGGTTACCCCCAGCCAGCTCCCGATCACGGGCGACGACTGGTTCGAAGTGCGCTACTGAGACACGCAAGCGAAAACATTGGGAAGGAGGTCTCCACGCTCCGCCCATCTCGCTACGGCTGAAGCAGGACCTTCGCGCCTGCCGCATGCTCCGCTTTGGATTTGCCCTGTTGATCACTGCGCTGCCCCTGCTCGGCATGGAGGCCATGAGCACGCGACGGGAAACCACCAAGCAGGTGTTCGATTCCGCGGCAGAAGCCCTCAACGCCTGTCAGAGCTGGCGACTCAGGGAAGGACAGTTTTCGGCCCTGATTCCCGCCGCTGCACCGGTGTCAACACAGGCGCGGCCTGTGCAGACCGACATCCGCAGCTGCGAGGCCGATCTGGACCATGCGCTGGTGCTGGGGCGCCGTTACAGCGTGGTGCCCGGCATGCACTACAACAAAACACTGCGGTCGCTAAACCGCCCGATCCATCGCAACTTTCCTTACCTGCTGCCAGATGGCACAACTGGCGAATAAAGCCCCAGGCATGTCTTGAGCAACTTCCTCGACACCAAAGACAAAGCCTTCTGGAGAGCCCTGCTCGGCGTTGTGAGTTTGGGGGTGAGCATTGGCCTGGCGGCCCTGATCCTGCGCCTCTGAGCGCTGATCCTCGGATTCACTCGGAATCCCGCGTGGTGTCGAATTGGCGCTGCCAGGTAGCGCGCAGATCAGGCGACGTCTCGCCGCCGAGCAACCAAACCCCCGTGCGGGCACGGGACACGGCCACGTAACAGAGCTGCTGGCGGATGGCTGGATCGGCCCGGAACACATCCGGCGCCACGAAGACATCCCCGAAACTGCTGCCCTGACTGCGATGCACCGTGAGCACTGCCGCAGGCCCCAGGGAAGCGAAGGCATCGCGAATCAGGAAGTACTGCCGCCAGATCGCGCGACCGTTTTTCTTGCCGGCATCACGGGCCTGCTTGCGCAGCCGCTGCATCACCGCATCAAGCTCCTGACGACCTGGGCTGCCAATCGGCGGCTGCAAGCGCAGGGTGAGCTCCAGGTCCCCCGCATTCACCGATGCGGAGAGGGTCTCGATCACCGGCACGGGCACATCGGCGGAGGAGAGGCCGAAATCCGCCAGGTCACAGGCCTCAGGCTTGACGTCCCGCACCGTGACTTCGCGGTTGGAGCCGAGCACCATGTCGGGTTCTTCACCCGCCTCTTCTCCGTCCCTTGAGGCCGGGGCCATCACCGCGGTGCGACTGATCAACACCTCACCGGGCAGCACCGGCATCTGATCAGCCATTTCCCCATGGATGGCCCGGCGCGCATGGGGCACCAGACGATCCAGGGTGCGGTTCGTGTAGCAGAGGATGCGTGCTGCATCGGGGTTGTCTTGCACCGAGGCGTCGCGCAATGCACGCCTGGCCTGATCCAGCCACTCCCGTTGCACCAGGCTGCGCACCTGCCCCTGCGGGGAACGAATCGCCGGCAGCAGCGGCGGCATCTGGCAGGGCAGGCGCCCCTCCCGCAGCCCCGCCGCCAACTGCAGCACCGGGCCTTGATGCCGCACCACCTGGGTCAAGCTGGCGGAACAGGACCGTTGCATCGCAAACACGGGGCTGTTCGGCTCACCCACCGGAGGCAACTGGGCGGGGTCGCCGACGAACACCAGACGGGTCTTGAACGGATGGGCGCACTGGAGGGCAATGCCTAACAGGGTGCTGTCCACCATCGAGGCTTCATCAATCAGCACCAGGCCCAGGTTCTCCAGGGCCATGGCCGTCTGCTCGGTGGGTTCACAGAGTTCAGCGTCGGCGGAGCGCTTGAGCTTCAGCCGCAGCAAGCGATGAATGGTGGAGGGGTACCAGGTGGGTTGGAGACCCTCCAACTCCAACGCCTGGCGCAGAACGCCCACCGCTTTATGGGTCGGTGCCACGACGGTCCAACACAAACCGCTGGCCTCCACCTGGCGCAGCAGGCGCATGGAGAGGAAGGTTTTGCCGCTGCCGGCAAAACCACTGAGCACGAAAGGCGTGCCATCCACGGGCTGCTTGAGCCAGGCCGCAAAGGCGTCCGCCGCTGCCTGCTGATCAGCGGTGAGGTCCGCAGCAGCGGTCACCCCAGCCCAGCTCCAAGACCCGACAGCAGATGCAGCGGGGACCCCACAAATTCCAAACCGGGCAGAGCAACGGCCGGACCCATCAGGCTGCCCACCAGCACCTGCAGCCGGCTGTGGCCAAGGCTTTCCTTGAGGGGTTTCTCCGGAGCGTCCGGCCAGAGCGAATCAGGCAGACCATTGACCCGTTCAGCCGTCAGCCCGGCGGCGCGACGAATGCCACTGGCGTCGTACATGACGACGAACGCCACCATCGCCGCAAGGGCGAAGAGGGGGTGATCAAAGCCAAGAGTCCAGCCCACACAGGCCGCCGTGCCGGTGACCAGAGCGGAGTGGCTCGACGGCATGCCGCCGGTTTCGATCAGCACCGCCGGACGCCAACGGCGATGCAGGAGCAACTCAAGGAACAATTTCGAGAGCTGGGCGACGCCACAGGCCATCAGGCCCCAGGTGAGCGAACTGTTGTCGAAGAGCTCCCGCAGCACCGCATGGGAGGGCGTGGCGTCGATCATCGGTCGCGGCTGGTGATGAAGTCGGCCAAGGCCAGCAGGGGAATCGCCTTCTCAGCCCAGGGTTGAAGTGCCTCTTTCGCTTCATTGACCAACGCATCGGCCCGACGGCGGGACTCGTCGAGCCCGAGAAGCTTGGGATAGGTGGTCTTGTCGGCGATGAGGTCCTTTCCGGCGGTTTTGCCGAGCACCTCGCTGCTGGCGGTGATGTCGAGGATGTCGTCGATGATCTGGAAGGCGAGGCCGATCCCCCTGGCGTAGGTGCGCAGGGCCTTGATCAGCGCCTCATCGGCGCCGCCGATCATCGCCCCGGTGATCACACAGGCACTCAACAGGGCTCCGGTTTTGTGGAGGTGGATGTACTCGAGGGTTTCAAGATCCACCTCCTGGCCTTCGCTTTCCAGATCCACCACCTGGCCGCCCACCAGGCCAGGGGCGCCGGCCACCAACGACAGTTCTCCCACCACCTTGAGCAAACGCTCAGCCGGCACATCCGGACTGCGCAGCGCCACCATTTCGAAGGCGCGGGTCAGCAGGGCATCACCGGCAAGGATGGCCACGGCTTCGCCGTACACCTTGTGGTTGGTGGGACGACCACGGCGCAGGTCGTCGTCATCCATGGCCGGCAGGTCGTCATGGATCAACGACATGGTGTGGATCATTTCCAGCGCCACCGCCGTGGGCAGGGCCTGCGTCGCTTCCCCGCCCGCCAGCTCGCAGGCGGCAAGGCAGAGAATCGGGCGCAGGCGCTTGCCACCGGCAAGCAGCGAATAGCGCATCGCTTCCCTGAGGGACTCCGGACGCTCCGGACCGAGCGATCCATCGAGGGCCGCTTCCACCCGCTCTTTGGCCTTGCCGAGATAGGCCTTGAAATCGAACTCGGCGCTCATGGGTGGACCCTGGCTGGCGGGATTCTCTCAGGCCGAGCCCTTAGCTGCCGAGGGGAACCCAATCCATCGGATGGGGTGTTCGCATCTCGCGTCCCTTGCCCGGCGCCGTGGTGATGGCCAGGTCGTAGGACACCGAATAGCGGGGGCTGCTTCCCTCATAGGGGAGCACCCGATGGCGCAGGTCCGAAGGGAACAGCAGAAGACGGTGGGGTAACGGCGCAAACACACCACCGGAAACCGCCGCATCGCGGTAGGGAATCGCCATCACATGGCTGAAGTAATCGTCGGGCGCCTCAAATTCCAGCTCCCCGCTCTCGTTCGCAGGATCCATCAACACGTAGAACACCGCGCTCAACTGGGCGTTGCGGTGGCTGTGCAGATCCACCGTTCCGCCATTCCTCGCACACACCACAGGCCAGGCCTTCTGGATGTGGGCCACAAGACCGTGCTCCGGGCCCAACAGCGCATGGAGATAGGCCGAAACGTGCTCAGCCAACTACCCGTTCAGCCACTGAAACGCATCCATGCGATGCAACTGATCCAGGCCGGCATGGCCCAGCAGATCTCCGGTGAGGTTGTTGCGATCGCTGAACTCAGGGTGCTGATACACCTGGGCATCGAACTGCTCCAGCTGCTGCTGCATGGCTGCGGCTGTTGCGGCATCCGGCTCAAGGTCCACCTGCAGAACGGGGGTGGGGAACAGCCAGTGCAGCGCCATGGAACCGATCAGGGCACGAGATCGTCCAAATCATGGTCAAGGTTGTGGCGTCTGCACCAAGCCACAACGGTGTTCACCAGAAGCATCGTCACCGTCATCGGTCCCACACCGCCGGGGACGGGCGAGAGCGCAGCAGCGATGGACTCGACTTCAGCCGCACGAACATCCCCGCACAGTCCGCCTTCCGGCTTGCGGTGGATGCCCACATCCACCACCGCAGCTCCCGGCCGCACGTGCTCGGCCCCGATGAACTCAGGACGGCCTGCTGCCACCACGAGGATGTCGGCTTCGCGGGTGTGGGCCGCCAGATCGGCCGTGCGGGAGTGGGCGATGGTGACGGTGGCGTTGGCGGCCTGCAGCATCAAGGCCATCGGCTGCCCCACGAGAATGCTGCGGCCGATCACCACGGCGCGCTTGCCCGCAGGATCGATGCCATTGCTGCGCAGCATCGCCATCACCCCGGCGGGGGTGCAGCTGCGCGGGCCCGGCTCCCCCTTGAGCAGCCGTCCGAGATTGAGGGTGTGCAGACCATCGGCATCCTTTTCAGGATCAATGGCCATCAGCAGCGGCCCCTCATCGAGGCCAGCAGGAAGAGGCAGCTGCAGGAGGATCCCGTCCACTGCAGGGTTGGCATTCAGCCGTTCAATCGTCTGAAGCACCTGCGCTGGAGGCGTGTCGCCGGGGAGGTGATCACCAAAGCTGGCCACCCCGATCCGAGCACAGGCTTTTTCCTTGTTGGCGACGTAAACGGCGCTGGCGGGATCATCACCAACCCGCAGCACCGCCAAGCCCGGCGGTCGCCCCGCCTCGGCCAGACGTCGTTCGATCAGGGTTTGAAGACGATGCTCCACATCCCTTGCCAGCACCTTGCCGTCCAAACGCAGGGCCATGGCATTCCCATGCACTCCCTCCAGCATGCCCTCTGAGGAGAGCTAGCGTTAAGCCGCTACAGGGTCCTTTTTGGTTCGTGTTCCACGGCTGAGCAGCCTTTGGCGGAACTGGGTGCGGCTCGAAGGCCCAGGGCGACGCCTGCTGCGCTGGACGCGACTGCAGACCTTTGTTGTGCTGTTGCTGTGCCTTTCCGTGGCCGCAGCCTCAAGCCTGCCCTGGCTGATCAAGCCGAAACTTCAACCCGGATCACTGGCCCCGTTTGAAGCCATCGCTCCAAAGGATGCTTTGGTGCAGGACAGCACCGCCCTCGAGCAGCAGCGGGCCTCGCTAGTGGCGCGATCGGTGGTGCAGGTGATCGATCAGGAGCAGACCCAAGCACTCAAACAACGGCTCGAGCAGCAACTGCTGCAACTGCAGGAGGTCACCAACACCGGATCTGGAGACCGGATCGGGCCGGTGAACCTTTCTGATCAAGAGAAAAGGTGGCTGGAACGACGCAGCGAATGGGAGCATCTGGCCTGGGATAAAGCGGTGCGCAGCACCGCTGATCGCATGCTCAGCCAAGGGCTGGTGAGCAACCTGGCCATTGAGCAATTGCGCAAGGCCGCCGACCAGCAACTCAAGGCGGTTGCCCTACAGCCAGAGGCGGCGCGCACCCTGGCCGGAAAGGTGCTCACCAGCGCCATGCGCGGCAGCAGCAACCTGCGCACGGACCCGAACCTGAGCAAACAGCTGATCGAGGAACAGCTGACCAAACAGGCCATCCCCACCATCGAGGTGCGCAAGGGAGATCTGATCACCCGCAAGGGCGAGCTGATCAGTCCCCAGGCCTACGACGTACTGGATTATTTCGGCCGCGTGCGCCGCGAACCCCAACCGTTGATCTGGTTCCAACGGTTCGTTGAAGCCGCTGCAGCCTGTGCCGTGATGCTGCTGGTGATGCGGCGTGAACGGCCTGGCCTGGAGGTGCGCCACGCGCTGCTGGCGGTTGGCCTGCTGTTGCTGGTGCAGGGAGCCAAGCTCTGGTTTAAAAGCTCCGTGAGCCCTCTGGCCGTGCTGGTGGCGCCCACCCTGGTGCTGACGGAAGGCCTCGGCACCGGCTGCGGGTTGGTCTGGATGGGGGTGGCCGCTCTGCTCTGGCCAGAACCCGTCCAGGGGTTAGGAGACGGTCGCCTGATTGTGGCGGCAACGG containing:
- a CDS encoding glucose-6-phosphate dehydrogenase assembly protein OpcA; translation: MSPQLTLQTPLELAPAEVPHYLEQLWSPEQQGSTGTGANTFCLLIWQPAWAEQQLIRSGRLSGPITGQQSAPLIAAGRQAVLDADLPLSTPPLDGAVVKAVADLEGQANAEDLRGQYIDPALSALMPRRLITLAPTIDAAQPLETLVAAYCPLPEEGGGTAACGDVVVLRGGHGALHEGFSILDPLLPESMPAWVWWNGCIDEAPELMQRLTSAPRRLIIDTALGDPHQCLELLRHRVESGQAVNDLNWLRLRSWRETLAMVFDPPQRRDALSHITRLDIDVEGHHPAQGLLLAAWIADRLGWTLLSTAAVENGTTAQFKRSDGTEVRFQLMAVPVAQPNVHAGQMVGLRLIAEPENGQGVCVILCAESGGCMRLEGGGMANLELHEEVVPVQHDTPEMDVARLLGGGHDSTNPLLAAAAPLAARLLG
- a CDS encoding cobyrinate a,c-diamide synthase; the protein is MAAVIAAPASGSGKTLLSLALLSWAQQNGRRIQAFKVGPDYLDAQLLSQASGQACRNLDLNLCGETWVRQAFHGYGGASELTLVEGVMGLFDGIGSSTTGSTADVARLLDLPVVLVLDAGGQAASLGAIVRGFRDHDPQLRIAGVVLNKVSSPRHRELLADVLERMEVPLLGCLPRSEALALPGRHLGLAPAHELEAPEQRRQAWAALASQHLNLERLVPLLQAPRPGPHPLASIPVEQGQPLPVALASDAAFHFRYQETSELLEHMGMPVLRWSPLADEAIPADAKGLILPGGFPEQHAAQLSNCTRSLGSLRAFVQQRPLYAECGGMLVLGEQLTDLDGTSHRMAGLLPFTAKRGPLQVGYRRLQARRDSPVVESGQQLVGHEFHRWELHTNRPSSDRSVLWDIEGWKVHRHSEGWVDQTVHASWVHLHWASSTTICSRWRAALESGERRSPNASSAASSPRGSNPSPNAGAG
- a CDS encoding acylphosphatase gives rise to the protein MAKRFVSRQQPPRVQPFSERWRWVIEGRVQRVGFRASCNRRALDLGISGWVRNLSDGRVEVQAEGPPLALSELRAWCEVGPPGARVVRVTPSQLPITGDDWFEVRY
- a CDS encoding ATP-dependent RecD-like DNA helicase translates to MTAAADLTADQQAAADAFAAWLKQPVDGTPFVLSGFAGSGKTFLSMRLLRQVEASGLCWTVVAPTHKAVGVLRQALELEGLQPTWYPSTIHRLLRLKLKRSADAELCEPTEQTAMALENLGLVLIDEASMVDSTLLGIALQCAHPFKTRLVFVGDPAQLPPVGEPNSPVFAMQRSCSASLTQVVRHQGPVLQLAAGLREGRLPCQMPPLLPAIRSPQGQVRSLVQREWLDQARRALRDASVQDNPDAARILCYTNRTLDRLVPHARRAIHGEMADQMPVLPGEVLISRTAVMAPASRDGEEAGEEPDMVLGSNREVTVRDVKPEACDLADFGLSSADVPVPVIETLSASVNAGDLELTLRLQPPIGSPGRQELDAVMQRLRKQARDAGKKNGRAIWRQYFLIRDAFASLGPAAVLTVHRSQGSSFGDVFVAPDVFRADPAIRQQLCYVAVSRARTGVWLLGGETSPDLRATWQRQFDTTRDSE
- a CDS encoding divergent PAP2 family protein, whose product is MIDATPSHAVLRELFDNSSLTWGLMACGVAQLSKLFLELLLHRRWRPAVLIETGGMPSSHSALVTGTAACVGWTLGFDHPLFALAAMVAFVVMYDASGIRRAAGLTAERVNGLPDSLWPDAPEKPLKESLGHSRLQVLVGSLMGPAVALPGLEFVGSPLHLLSGLGAGLG
- the crtE gene encoding geranylgeranyl diphosphate synthase CrtE; amino-acid sequence: MSAEFDFKAYLGKAKERVEAALDGSLGPERPESLREAMRYSLLAGGKRLRPILCLAACELAGGEATQALPTAVALEMIHTMSLIHDDLPAMDDDDLRRGRPTNHKVYGEAVAILAGDALLTRAFEMVALRSPDVPAERLLKVVGELSLVAGAPGLVGGQVVDLESEGQEVDLETLEYIHLHKTGALLSACVITGAMIGGADEALIKALRTYARGIGLAFQIIDDILDITASSEVLGKTAGKDLIADKTTYPKLLGLDESRRRADALVNEAKEALQPWAEKAIPLLALADFITSRDR
- a CDS encoding TIGR02466 family protein is translated as MAEHVSAYLHALLGPEHGLVAHIQKAWPVVCARNGGTVDLHSHRNAQLSAVFYVLMDPANESGELEFEAPDDYFSHVMAIPYRDAAVSGGVFAPLPHRLLLFPSDLRHRVLPYEGSSPRYSVSYDLAITTAPGKGREMRTPHPMDWVPLGS
- the folD gene encoding bifunctional methylenetetrahydrofolate dehydrogenase/methenyltetrahydrofolate cyclohydrolase FolD produces the protein MALRLDGKVLARDVEHRLQTLIERRLAEAGRPPGLAVLRVGDDPASAVYVANKEKACARIGVASFGDHLPGDTPPAQVLQTIERLNANPAVDGILLQLPLPAGLDEGPLLMAIDPEKDADGLHTLNLGRLLKGEPGPRSCTPAGVMAMLRSNGIDPAGKRAVVIGRSILVGQPMALMLQAANATVTIAHSRTADLAAHTREADILVVAAGRPEFIGAEHVRPGAAVVDVGIHRKPEGGLCGDVRAAEVESIAAALSPVPGGVGPMTVTMLLVNTVVAWCRRHNLDHDLDDLVP
- a CDS encoding HDIG domain-containing metalloprotein, with translation MVRVPRLSSLWRNWVRLEGPGRRLLRWTRLQTFVVLLLCLSVAAASSLPWLIKPKLQPGSLAPFEAIAPKDALVQDSTALEQQRASLVARSVVQVIDQEQTQALKQRLEQQLLQLQEVTNTGSGDRIGPVNLSDQEKRWLERRSEWEHLAWDKAVRSTADRMLSQGLVSNLAIEQLRKAADQQLKAVALQPEAARTLAGKVLTSAMRGSSNLRTDPNLSKQLIEEQLTKQAIPTIEVRKGDLITRKGELISPQAYDVLDYFGRVRREPQPLIWFQRFVEAAAACAVMLLVMRRERPGLEVRHALLAVGLLLLVQGAKLWFKSSVSPLAVLVAPTLVLTEGLGTGCGLVWMGVAALLWPEPVQGLGDGRLIVAATVAAAGAVIAGRQRSRGQLLQLTVLLPIGAFVGQWLLLQLQPVTGLRLWGNLNPSLDELATDSFVLGVLLMFSLLLIPMLEGSFGLLTRARLLELADQERPLLRRLSCEAPGTFEHTLMICGLAEEGARAIGADVDLIRTGSLYHDVGKLHAPDWFIENQKDGPNPHDALDDPQASAAVLQAHVDEGLKLARRHRLPRPIADFIPEHQGTLKMGYFLHKAQERGGVVEERRFRYRGPEPRTKETAILMLADGCEAALRSLPPDTSDAQAVDTVRRIVEARQRDGQLRKSSLNRSEVELVIRAFVQVWRRMRHRRIPYPIPARR